A single genomic interval of Phocoena sinus isolate mPhoSin1 chromosome 15, mPhoSin1.pri, whole genome shotgun sequence harbors:
- the FLYWCH1 gene encoding FLYWCH-type zinc finger-containing protein 1 isoform X2 has translation MPLPEPSEQEGESVKAGQEPSPESPEPGTDVVPAAPTKPMEFSELVLLTASTENGDGVDSQPKAVHCVLSLEMSGPDTLPGTPQILPVEEQQGAVQPSPQAQELKHSKPDTAPQPLEFLRTPFGGRLLVLESFLYKQEKAVGDKVYWKCREHTELGCRGRAITRGLRATVMRGHCHPPDEEGLEARRQRQKLPSPALPEGLGDPQGPSGRVEEPLEGVGPWLCPEEPEPAPGPVLSKPAPEEDEGLRALSLLSLPPKKRPTLGTGGPPPLEFLRTCYGGSFLVHESFLYKREKAVGDKVYWTCRDHALHGCRSRAITQGQRVTVMRGHCHPPDVEGLEARRQQEKAMELLRARPGGPGGQVDKLLQGVDSLFYRRGPGPLTLTRPRPRKRSKAKDQDLLAQPQGEEDQDEDLGGPEFLRTPLGGSFLVYESFLYRREKAAGEKVYWTCRDQARMGCRSRAITQGKRVTVMRGHCHPPDLGGLEALRQREKRPGTAQRGSSGGPEFLRTPLGGSFLVYESFLYRREKAAGEKVYWTCRDQARMRCRSRAITQGQRVMVMRRHCHPPDLGGLEALRQREQLPSPAQREGSETLQPLEFLRTSLGGRFLVYESFLYRKEKAAGEKVYWMCRDQARMGCRSRAITQGQRVTIMRSHCHLPDLAGLEALRQRERLPSTAQQEDPVFFPQKRQNFCLKFNCASRLVLLKANRAMGRWKIHIWTASPNEASLLPDSAEEPHVSPASRMLQVHTEPRHFPPG, from the exons ATGCCCCTGCCCGAGCCCAGTGAGCAGGAGGGCGAGAGCGTGAAGGCCGGCCAGGAGCCCTCCCCTGAGTCCCCTGAGCCGGGCACAGATGTCGTCCCTGCAGCCCCCACGAAGCCCATGGAGTTCTCCGAACTGGTCCTACTGACAGCCTCCACTGAGAATGGGGATGGAGTGGACTCCCAGCCCAAAGCAGTGCACTGTGTCCTTTCCTTGGAGATGTCTGGCCCTGACACCCTGCCTGGGACCCCCCAGATCCTGCCAGTAGAGGAACAGCAGGGGGCAGTCCAACCAAGCCCCCAGGCCCAGGAACTGAAACACAGCAAGCCAGACACAG ccccccagcccctggagttCCTGAGGACCCCATTTGGGGGCCGCCTGCTCGTGCTGGAGTCCTTCCTGTACAAGCAGGAGAAGGCTGTGGGGGACAAGGTATACTGGAAGTGCCGCGAGCACACCGAGCTGGGCTGCCGGGGCCGGGCCATCACCCGTGGCCTAAGGGCCACGGTGATGCGGGGCCACTGCCACCCGCCCGATGAGGAGGGCCTGGAGGCCCGGCGCCAGAGACAGaagctgcccagcccagccctgccagaAGGCTTGGGGGATCCCCAGGGCCCCAGCGGCCGAGTGGAGGAGCCCCTGGAGGGGGTGGGCCCGTGGCTGTGCCCCGAGGAGCCGGAGCCGGCCCCGGGGCCAGTGCTGAGCAAGCCAGCTCCCGAGGAGGATGAGGGGCTCCGAGCCCTGTCGCTGCTGAGCTTGCCTCCCAAGAAACGCCCGACGCTGGGGACCG GAGGGCCCCCGCCCCTGGAGTTCCTGAGAACCTGCTACGGGGGCAGCTTCCTGGTGCACGAGTCCTTCCTCTACAAGCGGGAGAAGGCTGTGGGGGACAAGGTGTACTGGACGTGCCGGGACCACGCGCTGCATGGCTGCCGCAGCCGGGCCATCACACAGGGCCAGCGGGTGACTGTCATGCGTGGCCACTGCCACCCGCCTGATGTGGAGGGTCTGGAGGCCCGGCGGCAGCAGGAGAAGGCCATGGAGTTGCTGCGGGCCAGGCCGGGCGGCCCCGGGGGCCAAGTGGACAAGCTGCTCCAAGGCGTGGACAGCCTGTTCTACCGCAGGGGGCCGGGCCCCCTGACTCTCACCAGGCCCCGGCCCAGAAAACGGTCAAAGGCCAAAGATCAGGACCTCCTGGCCCAGCCGCAAGGCGAGGAGGACCAGGACGAGGACCTGG GGGGCCCTGAGTTCCTGAGGACCCCTCTGGGGGGCAGCTTCCTGGTGTATGAGTCCTTCCTCTACAGGCGGGAGAAGGCGGCCGGGGAGAAGGTGTACTGGACGTGCCGGGACCAGGCCCGCATGGGCTGCCGCAGCCGAGCCATCACCCAAGGCAAGCGGGTGACAGTGATGCGAGGCCACTGCCACCCACCCGACCTGGGGGGCTTGGAGGCCCTGCGGCAGCGAGAGAAACGCCCTGGCACGGCTCAGCGAGGGAGCTCTG GAGGCCCTGAGTTCCTGAGGACCCCTTTGGGGGGCAGCTTCCTGGTGTATGAGTCCTTCCTCTACAGGCGGGAGAAGGCGGCCGGCGAGAAGGTGTACTGGACGTGCCGGGACCAGGCCCGCATGCGCTGCCGCAGCCGGGCCATCACCCAGGGCCAGCGGGTCATGGTGATGCGCAGACACTGCCATCCGCCCGACCTGGGGGGCCTGGAGGCCCTGAGGCAGCGGGAGcagctccccagcccagcccagagggAAGGCTCAG AaaccctccagcccctggagTTCCTGAGGACCTCTCTCGGGGGCAGGTTCCTGGTGTACGAGTCCTTCCTCTACAGGAAGGAGAAGGCGGCCGGGGAGAAGGTATACTGGATGTGCCGGGACCAGGCCCGCATGGGCTGCCGCAGCCGGGCCATCACCCAGGGCCAGCGGGTGACCATCATGCGCAGCCACTGCCACCTGCCTGACCTGGCGGGCCTGGAGGCCCTGAGGCAGCGGGAGCGGCTCCCCAGCACAGCCCAGCAAGAGGACCCAG tgttttttcctCAGAAAAGACAAAACTTCTGCCTGAAGTTCAACTGTGCTTCGAGACTTGTGCTCCTGAAAGCCAACAGAGCTATGG
- the FLYWCH1 gene encoding FLYWCH-type zinc finger-containing protein 1 isoform X1: MPLPEPSEQEGESVKAGQEPSPESPEPGTDVVPAAPTKPMEFSELVLLTASTENGDGVDSQPKAVHCVLSLEMSGPDTLPGTPQILPVEEQQGAVQPSPQAQELKHSKPDTAAPQPLEFLRTPFGGRLLVLESFLYKQEKAVGDKVYWKCREHTELGCRGRAITRGLRATVMRGHCHPPDEEGLEARRQRQKLPSPALPEGLGDPQGPSGRVEEPLEGVGPWLCPEEPEPAPGPVLSKPAPEEDEGLRALSLLSLPPKKRPTLGTGGPPPLEFLRTCYGGSFLVHESFLYKREKAVGDKVYWTCRDHALHGCRSRAITQGQRVTVMRGHCHPPDVEGLEARRQQEKAMELLRARPGGPGGQVDKLLQGVDSLFYRRGPGPLTLTRPRPRKRSKAKDQDLLAQPQGEEDQDEDLGGPEFLRTPLGGSFLVYESFLYRREKAAGEKVYWTCRDQARMGCRSRAITQGKRVTVMRGHCHPPDLGGLEALRQREKRPGTAQRGSSGGPEFLRTPLGGSFLVYESFLYRREKAAGEKVYWTCRDQARMRCRSRAITQGQRVMVMRRHCHPPDLGGLEALRQREQLPSPAQREGSETLQPLEFLRTSLGGRFLVYESFLYRKEKAAGEKVYWMCRDQARMGCRSRAITQGQRVTIMRSHCHLPDLAGLEALRQRERLPSTAQQEDPVFFPQKRQNFCLKFNCASRLVLLKANRAMGRWKIHIWTASPNEASLLPDSAEEPHVSPASRMLQVHTEPRHFPPG; encoded by the exons ATGCCCCTGCCCGAGCCCAGTGAGCAGGAGGGCGAGAGCGTGAAGGCCGGCCAGGAGCCCTCCCCTGAGTCCCCTGAGCCGGGCACAGATGTCGTCCCTGCAGCCCCCACGAAGCCCATGGAGTTCTCCGAACTGGTCCTACTGACAGCCTCCACTGAGAATGGGGATGGAGTGGACTCCCAGCCCAAAGCAGTGCACTGTGTCCTTTCCTTGGAGATGTCTGGCCCTGACACCCTGCCTGGGACCCCCCAGATCCTGCCAGTAGAGGAACAGCAGGGGGCAGTCCAACCAAGCCCCCAGGCCCAGGAACTGAAACACAGCAAGCCAGACACAG cagccccccagcccctggagttCCTGAGGACCCCATTTGGGGGCCGCCTGCTCGTGCTGGAGTCCTTCCTGTACAAGCAGGAGAAGGCTGTGGGGGACAAGGTATACTGGAAGTGCCGCGAGCACACCGAGCTGGGCTGCCGGGGCCGGGCCATCACCCGTGGCCTAAGGGCCACGGTGATGCGGGGCCACTGCCACCCGCCCGATGAGGAGGGCCTGGAGGCCCGGCGCCAGAGACAGaagctgcccagcccagccctgccagaAGGCTTGGGGGATCCCCAGGGCCCCAGCGGCCGAGTGGAGGAGCCCCTGGAGGGGGTGGGCCCGTGGCTGTGCCCCGAGGAGCCGGAGCCGGCCCCGGGGCCAGTGCTGAGCAAGCCAGCTCCCGAGGAGGATGAGGGGCTCCGAGCCCTGTCGCTGCTGAGCTTGCCTCCCAAGAAACGCCCGACGCTGGGGACCG GAGGGCCCCCGCCCCTGGAGTTCCTGAGAACCTGCTACGGGGGCAGCTTCCTGGTGCACGAGTCCTTCCTCTACAAGCGGGAGAAGGCTGTGGGGGACAAGGTGTACTGGACGTGCCGGGACCACGCGCTGCATGGCTGCCGCAGCCGGGCCATCACACAGGGCCAGCGGGTGACTGTCATGCGTGGCCACTGCCACCCGCCTGATGTGGAGGGTCTGGAGGCCCGGCGGCAGCAGGAGAAGGCCATGGAGTTGCTGCGGGCCAGGCCGGGCGGCCCCGGGGGCCAAGTGGACAAGCTGCTCCAAGGCGTGGACAGCCTGTTCTACCGCAGGGGGCCGGGCCCCCTGACTCTCACCAGGCCCCGGCCCAGAAAACGGTCAAAGGCCAAAGATCAGGACCTCCTGGCCCAGCCGCAAGGCGAGGAGGACCAGGACGAGGACCTGG GGGGCCCTGAGTTCCTGAGGACCCCTCTGGGGGGCAGCTTCCTGGTGTATGAGTCCTTCCTCTACAGGCGGGAGAAGGCGGCCGGGGAGAAGGTGTACTGGACGTGCCGGGACCAGGCCCGCATGGGCTGCCGCAGCCGAGCCATCACCCAAGGCAAGCGGGTGACAGTGATGCGAGGCCACTGCCACCCACCCGACCTGGGGGGCTTGGAGGCCCTGCGGCAGCGAGAGAAACGCCCTGGCACGGCTCAGCGAGGGAGCTCTG GAGGCCCTGAGTTCCTGAGGACCCCTTTGGGGGGCAGCTTCCTGGTGTATGAGTCCTTCCTCTACAGGCGGGAGAAGGCGGCCGGCGAGAAGGTGTACTGGACGTGCCGGGACCAGGCCCGCATGCGCTGCCGCAGCCGGGCCATCACCCAGGGCCAGCGGGTCATGGTGATGCGCAGACACTGCCATCCGCCCGACCTGGGGGGCCTGGAGGCCCTGAGGCAGCGGGAGcagctccccagcccagcccagagggAAGGCTCAG AaaccctccagcccctggagTTCCTGAGGACCTCTCTCGGGGGCAGGTTCCTGGTGTACGAGTCCTTCCTCTACAGGAAGGAGAAGGCGGCCGGGGAGAAGGTATACTGGATGTGCCGGGACCAGGCCCGCATGGGCTGCCGCAGCCGGGCCATCACCCAGGGCCAGCGGGTGACCATCATGCGCAGCCACTGCCACCTGCCTGACCTGGCGGGCCTGGAGGCCCTGAGGCAGCGGGAGCGGCTCCCCAGCACAGCCCAGCAAGAGGACCCAG tgttttttcctCAGAAAAGACAAAACTTCTGCCTGAAGTTCAACTGTGCTTCGAGACTTGTGCTCCTGAAAGCCAACAGAGCTATGG
- the FLYWCH1 gene encoding FLYWCH-type zinc finger-containing protein 1 isoform X3: MPLPEPSEQEGESVKAGQEPSPESPEPGTDVVPAAPTKPMEFSELVLLTASTENGDGVDSQPKAVHCVLSLEMSGPDTLPGTPQILPVEEQQGAVQPSPQAQELKHSKPDTAAPQPLEFLRTPFGGRLLVLESFLYKQEKAVGDKVYWKCREHTELGCRGRAITRGLRATVMRGHCHPPDEEGLEARRQRQKLPSPALPEGLGDPQGPSGRVEEPLEGVGPWLCPEEPEPAPGPVLSKPAPEEDEGLRALSLLSLPPKKRPTLGTGGPPPLEFLRTCYGGSFLVHESFLYKREKAVGDKVYWTCRDHALHGCRSRAITQGQRVTVMRGHCHPPDVEGLEARRQQEKAMELLRARPGGPGGQVDKLLQGVDSLFYRRGPGPLTLTRPRPRKRSKAKDQDLLAQPQGEEDQDEDLGGPEFLRTPLGGSFLVYESFLYRREKAAGEKVYWTCRDQARMGCRSRAITQGKRVTVMRGHCHPPDLGGLEALRQREKRPGTAQRGSSGGPEFLRTPLGGSFLVYESFLYRREKAAGEKVYWTCRDQARMRCRSRAITQGQRVMVMRRHCHPPDLGGLEALRQREQLPSPAQREGSETLQPLEFLRTSLGGRFLVYESFLYRKEKAAGEKVYWMCRDQARMGCRSRAITQGQRVTIMRSHCHLPDLAGLEALRQRERLPSTAQQEDPEKTKLLPEVQLCFETCAPESQQSYGKVEDTHLDSESQ; this comes from the exons ATGCCCCTGCCCGAGCCCAGTGAGCAGGAGGGCGAGAGCGTGAAGGCCGGCCAGGAGCCCTCCCCTGAGTCCCCTGAGCCGGGCACAGATGTCGTCCCTGCAGCCCCCACGAAGCCCATGGAGTTCTCCGAACTGGTCCTACTGACAGCCTCCACTGAGAATGGGGATGGAGTGGACTCCCAGCCCAAAGCAGTGCACTGTGTCCTTTCCTTGGAGATGTCTGGCCCTGACACCCTGCCTGGGACCCCCCAGATCCTGCCAGTAGAGGAACAGCAGGGGGCAGTCCAACCAAGCCCCCAGGCCCAGGAACTGAAACACAGCAAGCCAGACACAG cagccccccagcccctggagttCCTGAGGACCCCATTTGGGGGCCGCCTGCTCGTGCTGGAGTCCTTCCTGTACAAGCAGGAGAAGGCTGTGGGGGACAAGGTATACTGGAAGTGCCGCGAGCACACCGAGCTGGGCTGCCGGGGCCGGGCCATCACCCGTGGCCTAAGGGCCACGGTGATGCGGGGCCACTGCCACCCGCCCGATGAGGAGGGCCTGGAGGCCCGGCGCCAGAGACAGaagctgcccagcccagccctgccagaAGGCTTGGGGGATCCCCAGGGCCCCAGCGGCCGAGTGGAGGAGCCCCTGGAGGGGGTGGGCCCGTGGCTGTGCCCCGAGGAGCCGGAGCCGGCCCCGGGGCCAGTGCTGAGCAAGCCAGCTCCCGAGGAGGATGAGGGGCTCCGAGCCCTGTCGCTGCTGAGCTTGCCTCCCAAGAAACGCCCGACGCTGGGGACCG GAGGGCCCCCGCCCCTGGAGTTCCTGAGAACCTGCTACGGGGGCAGCTTCCTGGTGCACGAGTCCTTCCTCTACAAGCGGGAGAAGGCTGTGGGGGACAAGGTGTACTGGACGTGCCGGGACCACGCGCTGCATGGCTGCCGCAGCCGGGCCATCACACAGGGCCAGCGGGTGACTGTCATGCGTGGCCACTGCCACCCGCCTGATGTGGAGGGTCTGGAGGCCCGGCGGCAGCAGGAGAAGGCCATGGAGTTGCTGCGGGCCAGGCCGGGCGGCCCCGGGGGCCAAGTGGACAAGCTGCTCCAAGGCGTGGACAGCCTGTTCTACCGCAGGGGGCCGGGCCCCCTGACTCTCACCAGGCCCCGGCCCAGAAAACGGTCAAAGGCCAAAGATCAGGACCTCCTGGCCCAGCCGCAAGGCGAGGAGGACCAGGACGAGGACCTGG GGGGCCCTGAGTTCCTGAGGACCCCTCTGGGGGGCAGCTTCCTGGTGTATGAGTCCTTCCTCTACAGGCGGGAGAAGGCGGCCGGGGAGAAGGTGTACTGGACGTGCCGGGACCAGGCCCGCATGGGCTGCCGCAGCCGAGCCATCACCCAAGGCAAGCGGGTGACAGTGATGCGAGGCCACTGCCACCCACCCGACCTGGGGGGCTTGGAGGCCCTGCGGCAGCGAGAGAAACGCCCTGGCACGGCTCAGCGAGGGAGCTCTG GAGGCCCTGAGTTCCTGAGGACCCCTTTGGGGGGCAGCTTCCTGGTGTATGAGTCCTTCCTCTACAGGCGGGAGAAGGCGGCCGGCGAGAAGGTGTACTGGACGTGCCGGGACCAGGCCCGCATGCGCTGCCGCAGCCGGGCCATCACCCAGGGCCAGCGGGTCATGGTGATGCGCAGACACTGCCATCCGCCCGACCTGGGGGGCCTGGAGGCCCTGAGGCAGCGGGAGcagctccccagcccagcccagagggAAGGCTCAG AaaccctccagcccctggagTTCCTGAGGACCTCTCTCGGGGGCAGGTTCCTGGTGTACGAGTCCTTCCTCTACAGGAAGGAGAAGGCGGCCGGGGAGAAGGTATACTGGATGTGCCGGGACCAGGCCCGCATGGGCTGCCGCAGCCGGGCCATCACCCAGGGCCAGCGGGTGACCATCATGCGCAGCCACTGCCACCTGCCTGACCTGGCGGGCCTGGAGGCCCTGAGGCAGCGGGAGCGGCTCCCCAGCACAGCCCAGCAAGAGGACCCAG AAAAGACAAAACTTCTGCCTGAAGTTCAACTGTGCTTCGAGACTTGTGCTCCTGAAAGCCAACAGAGCTATGG
- the FLYWCH1 gene encoding FLYWCH-type zinc finger-containing protein 1 isoform X5, with protein sequence MPLPEPSEQEGESVKAGQEPSPESPEPGTDVVPAAPTKPMEFSELVLLTASTENGDGVDSQPKAVHCVLSLEMSGPDTLPGTPQILPVEEQQGAVQPSPQAQELKHSKPDTAAPQPLEFLRTPFGGRLLVLESFLYKQEKAVGDKVYWKCREHTELGCRGRAITRGLRATVMRGHCHPPDEEGLEARRQRQKLPSPALPEGLGDPQGPSGRVEEPLEGVGPWLCPEEPEPAPGPVLSKPAPEEDEGLRALSLLSLPPKKRPTLGTGGPEFLRTPLGGSFLVYESFLYRREKAAGEKVYWTCRDQARMGCRSRAITQGKRVTVMRGHCHPPDLGGLEALRQREKRPGTAQRGSSGGPEFLRTPLGGSFLVYESFLYRREKAAGEKVYWTCRDQARMRCRSRAITQGQRVMVMRRHCHPPDLGGLEALRQREQLPSPAQREGSETLQPLEFLRTSLGGRFLVYESFLYRKEKAAGEKVYWMCRDQARMGCRSRAITQGQRVTIMRSHCHLPDLAGLEALRQRERLPSTAQQEDPVFFPQKRQNFCLKFNCASRLVLLKANRAMGRWKIHIWTASPNEASLLPDSAEEPHVSPASRMLQVHTEPRHFPPG encoded by the exons ATGCCCCTGCCCGAGCCCAGTGAGCAGGAGGGCGAGAGCGTGAAGGCCGGCCAGGAGCCCTCCCCTGAGTCCCCTGAGCCGGGCACAGATGTCGTCCCTGCAGCCCCCACGAAGCCCATGGAGTTCTCCGAACTGGTCCTACTGACAGCCTCCACTGAGAATGGGGATGGAGTGGACTCCCAGCCCAAAGCAGTGCACTGTGTCCTTTCCTTGGAGATGTCTGGCCCTGACACCCTGCCTGGGACCCCCCAGATCCTGCCAGTAGAGGAACAGCAGGGGGCAGTCCAACCAAGCCCCCAGGCCCAGGAACTGAAACACAGCAAGCCAGACACAG cagccccccagcccctggagttCCTGAGGACCCCATTTGGGGGCCGCCTGCTCGTGCTGGAGTCCTTCCTGTACAAGCAGGAGAAGGCTGTGGGGGACAAGGTATACTGGAAGTGCCGCGAGCACACCGAGCTGGGCTGCCGGGGCCGGGCCATCACCCGTGGCCTAAGGGCCACGGTGATGCGGGGCCACTGCCACCCGCCCGATGAGGAGGGCCTGGAGGCCCGGCGCCAGAGACAGaagctgcccagcccagccctgccagaAGGCTTGGGGGATCCCCAGGGCCCCAGCGGCCGAGTGGAGGAGCCCCTGGAGGGGGTGGGCCCGTGGCTGTGCCCCGAGGAGCCGGAGCCGGCCCCGGGGCCAGTGCTGAGCAAGCCAGCTCCCGAGGAGGATGAGGGGCTCCGAGCCCTGTCGCTGCTGAGCTTGCCTCCCAAGAAACGCCCGACGCTGGGGACCG GGGGCCCTGAGTTCCTGAGGACCCCTCTGGGGGGCAGCTTCCTGGTGTATGAGTCCTTCCTCTACAGGCGGGAGAAGGCGGCCGGGGAGAAGGTGTACTGGACGTGCCGGGACCAGGCCCGCATGGGCTGCCGCAGCCGAGCCATCACCCAAGGCAAGCGGGTGACAGTGATGCGAGGCCACTGCCACCCACCCGACCTGGGGGGCTTGGAGGCCCTGCGGCAGCGAGAGAAACGCCCTGGCACGGCTCAGCGAGGGAGCTCTG GAGGCCCTGAGTTCCTGAGGACCCCTTTGGGGGGCAGCTTCCTGGTGTATGAGTCCTTCCTCTACAGGCGGGAGAAGGCGGCCGGCGAGAAGGTGTACTGGACGTGCCGGGACCAGGCCCGCATGCGCTGCCGCAGCCGGGCCATCACCCAGGGCCAGCGGGTCATGGTGATGCGCAGACACTGCCATCCGCCCGACCTGGGGGGCCTGGAGGCCCTGAGGCAGCGGGAGcagctccccagcccagcccagagggAAGGCTCAG AaaccctccagcccctggagTTCCTGAGGACCTCTCTCGGGGGCAGGTTCCTGGTGTACGAGTCCTTCCTCTACAGGAAGGAGAAGGCGGCCGGGGAGAAGGTATACTGGATGTGCCGGGACCAGGCCCGCATGGGCTGCCGCAGCCGGGCCATCACCCAGGGCCAGCGGGTGACCATCATGCGCAGCCACTGCCACCTGCCTGACCTGGCGGGCCTGGAGGCCCTGAGGCAGCGGGAGCGGCTCCCCAGCACAGCCCAGCAAGAGGACCCAG tgttttttcctCAGAAAAGACAAAACTTCTGCCTGAAGTTCAACTGTGCTTCGAGACTTGTGCTCCTGAAAGCCAACAGAGCTATGG
- the FLYWCH1 gene encoding FLYWCH-type zinc finger-containing protein 1 isoform X4, with translation MPLPEPSEQEGESVKAGQEPSPESPEPGTDVVPAAPTKPMEFSELVLLTASTENGDGVDSQPKAVHCVLSLEMSGPDTLPGTPQILPVEEQQGAVQPSPQAQELKHSKPDTAPQPLEFLRTPFGGRLLVLESFLYKQEKAVGDKVYWKCREHTELGCRGRAITRGLRATVMRGHCHPPDEEGLEARRQRQKLPSPALPEGLGDPQGPSGRVEEPLEGVGPWLCPEEPEPAPGPVLSKPAPEEDEGLRALSLLSLPPKKRPTLGTGGPPPLEFLRTCYGGSFLVHESFLYKREKAVGDKVYWTCRDHALHGCRSRAITQGQRVTVMRGHCHPPDVEGLEARRQQEKAMELLRARPGGPGGQVDKLLQGVDSLFYRRGPGPLTLTRPRPRKRSKAKDQDLLAQPQGEEDQDEDLGGPEFLRTPLGGSFLVYESFLYRREKAAGEKVYWTCRDQARMGCRSRAITQGKRVTVMRGHCHPPDLGGLEALRQREKRPGTAQRGSSGGPEFLRTPLGGSFLVYESFLYRREKAAGEKVYWTCRDQARMRCRSRAITQGQRVMVMRRHCHPPDLGGLEALRQREQLPSPAQREGSETLQPLEFLRTSLGGRFLVYESFLYRKEKAAGEKVYWMCRDQARMGCRSRAITQGQRVTIMRSHCHLPDLAGLEALRQRERLPSTAQQEDPEKTKLLPEVQLCFETCAPESQQSYGKVEDTHLDSESQ, from the exons ATGCCCCTGCCCGAGCCCAGTGAGCAGGAGGGCGAGAGCGTGAAGGCCGGCCAGGAGCCCTCCCCTGAGTCCCCTGAGCCGGGCACAGATGTCGTCCCTGCAGCCCCCACGAAGCCCATGGAGTTCTCCGAACTGGTCCTACTGACAGCCTCCACTGAGAATGGGGATGGAGTGGACTCCCAGCCCAAAGCAGTGCACTGTGTCCTTTCCTTGGAGATGTCTGGCCCTGACACCCTGCCTGGGACCCCCCAGATCCTGCCAGTAGAGGAACAGCAGGGGGCAGTCCAACCAAGCCCCCAGGCCCAGGAACTGAAACACAGCAAGCCAGACACAG ccccccagcccctggagttCCTGAGGACCCCATTTGGGGGCCGCCTGCTCGTGCTGGAGTCCTTCCTGTACAAGCAGGAGAAGGCTGTGGGGGACAAGGTATACTGGAAGTGCCGCGAGCACACCGAGCTGGGCTGCCGGGGCCGGGCCATCACCCGTGGCCTAAGGGCCACGGTGATGCGGGGCCACTGCCACCCGCCCGATGAGGAGGGCCTGGAGGCCCGGCGCCAGAGACAGaagctgcccagcccagccctgccagaAGGCTTGGGGGATCCCCAGGGCCCCAGCGGCCGAGTGGAGGAGCCCCTGGAGGGGGTGGGCCCGTGGCTGTGCCCCGAGGAGCCGGAGCCGGCCCCGGGGCCAGTGCTGAGCAAGCCAGCTCCCGAGGAGGATGAGGGGCTCCGAGCCCTGTCGCTGCTGAGCTTGCCTCCCAAGAAACGCCCGACGCTGGGGACCG GAGGGCCCCCGCCCCTGGAGTTCCTGAGAACCTGCTACGGGGGCAGCTTCCTGGTGCACGAGTCCTTCCTCTACAAGCGGGAGAAGGCTGTGGGGGACAAGGTGTACTGGACGTGCCGGGACCACGCGCTGCATGGCTGCCGCAGCCGGGCCATCACACAGGGCCAGCGGGTGACTGTCATGCGTGGCCACTGCCACCCGCCTGATGTGGAGGGTCTGGAGGCCCGGCGGCAGCAGGAGAAGGCCATGGAGTTGCTGCGGGCCAGGCCGGGCGGCCCCGGGGGCCAAGTGGACAAGCTGCTCCAAGGCGTGGACAGCCTGTTCTACCGCAGGGGGCCGGGCCCCCTGACTCTCACCAGGCCCCGGCCCAGAAAACGGTCAAAGGCCAAAGATCAGGACCTCCTGGCCCAGCCGCAAGGCGAGGAGGACCAGGACGAGGACCTGG GGGGCCCTGAGTTCCTGAGGACCCCTCTGGGGGGCAGCTTCCTGGTGTATGAGTCCTTCCTCTACAGGCGGGAGAAGGCGGCCGGGGAGAAGGTGTACTGGACGTGCCGGGACCAGGCCCGCATGGGCTGCCGCAGCCGAGCCATCACCCAAGGCAAGCGGGTGACAGTGATGCGAGGCCACTGCCACCCACCCGACCTGGGGGGCTTGGAGGCCCTGCGGCAGCGAGAGAAACGCCCTGGCACGGCTCAGCGAGGGAGCTCTG GAGGCCCTGAGTTCCTGAGGACCCCTTTGGGGGGCAGCTTCCTGGTGTATGAGTCCTTCCTCTACAGGCGGGAGAAGGCGGCCGGCGAGAAGGTGTACTGGACGTGCCGGGACCAGGCCCGCATGCGCTGCCGCAGCCGGGCCATCACCCAGGGCCAGCGGGTCATGGTGATGCGCAGACACTGCCATCCGCCCGACCTGGGGGGCCTGGAGGCCCTGAGGCAGCGGGAGcagctccccagcccagcccagagggAAGGCTCAG AaaccctccagcccctggagTTCCTGAGGACCTCTCTCGGGGGCAGGTTCCTGGTGTACGAGTCCTTCCTCTACAGGAAGGAGAAGGCGGCCGGGGAGAAGGTATACTGGATGTGCCGGGACCAGGCCCGCATGGGCTGCCGCAGCCGGGCCATCACCCAGGGCCAGCGGGTGACCATCATGCGCAGCCACTGCCACCTGCCTGACCTGGCGGGCCTGGAGGCCCTGAGGCAGCGGGAGCGGCTCCCCAGCACAGCCCAGCAAGAGGACCCAG AAAAGACAAAACTTCTGCCTGAAGTTCAACTGTGCTTCGAGACTTGTGCTCCTGAAAGCCAACAGAGCTATGG